From the genome of Rhodopirellula bahusiensis:
ACCCACTGACTGGCGAGCCGTATGCGGGAGAACCGCACGTACGGTTCTGAGGGAGGGGAGTCCGGCTCAACCGGACTTCCCTACCCCTATCAGGTTGGATTTGGTTCTCCATCGAACGGAGTCGATGGGCGACTTTGGACGCTGGCAACAGAGTAGAACCATTGTCCCCAATTGTTCCCTCTGGCGGCTCGCCGTCGCGAAGCGGTGTGACATTCAACCCAAGATCACCCCGTTCGTGCCAGGCTTCTCGCGGATTGAAACTGGCACGCGAACAATTGAGAACACCCGTCCACTCTTCCGTAGCACGGTGGTCTACACCGTGAGTGCGAGTGAGATTGCGCTCGGCTCGCTGGGGGCCCCAGCGAGCTACAGGTTGGATTTGGTTCTCCATCGAGCGGAGTCGATGGGCGACTTTGGACGTTGGCACCAGAGTAGAACCATTGTCCCCAATTGTTCCGTCTGGCGACTCGCCGTCGCGAAGCGGTGTGACATCGATTCAAAGTTCGCACCGTTCGTGCCAGGCTTCTCGGCGACTAGAACCTGGCACGCGAACAATTGAGAACACCCGTTCACTCTTCTGTAGCACGGCGGTCTCCACCGTGAGTGCGAGTGAGATTGCGCTCGGCTCGCCGGGGGCCCCAGCGATCTACAGGTTGGAAGCGAGCGATCAGGCTGGGGCGGGTCGGCCGTAGTAGAAGCCTTGGGCCAGGTCGAAACCGATTTCTTGGCAGGCTTCGGCTTCTTCGATCGTTTCGATGCCTTCCGCCAAGGCCGAGATATTCAGATCCTGGACCATGCTGACGAGCGACCGGAGCATTCGCATGCGATTGTCGTCGGCGACGCTCAATCCGCGAATCAGCCCGATGTCGAATTTGACGTAGTCCGGCCGAGCTTCGACCAATTCTGCCAAACGGGCTTGGCCGGCACCAAAGTCGTCATAAGCGAGCTGGATGTCCAATTCCTTCAGCGTCGAATGCAGACGCTGCATTTGTTTTGGGTTGGTCACCGCCGACTCGTGGATCTCCAACACGATCTGAGAGTTCGACGCCATGGAGCGAACCTTGCACAGCGAGTCAATCAGCGACTGGCCGTCTTCCATCTCTTTCGGGTGAGTGTCGACGAACAACATCGGCGAGTCGGGAAGTTCGCGTCCAACACGAAGCCCTTCCCAACGCAGCAGACGACTGAGCTCGACTTCCAAGTTCAATTGCTCGGCGGCCTGAAACATGGCGCCGACGGATTCAAGCCCAAACACGCTGCCACGACCCAGGATCTCGTAGCCGATCATGCGAGCCCCCACCAACGTCACAATCGGTTGAAAGTGCGGGCGGACAAGCCGCTGGCTCATCAAGCGATCGAATTGCACCAACGCGAGGGCTTGGTCACAGACATTTTCCGAGATCGTCCCCGCGGTGACTCCCGTCGGGGATTGGCGTCGCACGCGAAAAGGTGCTTCGGCAAAGTGAATCAGGTCTTCGTCGCCGACCAAGACGGGTTCGGTGACGC
Proteins encoded in this window:
- a CDS encoding EAL domain-containing protein, yielding MASVDSLPIDRLRRSTAVLEDVWFLSGPMGPGDTLQHTPIDQEPFIVGRKSGVAMKLQFRTVSGNHAELKIEDSKLIVRDLESTNGTYLNGKRVTEPVLVGDEDLIHFAEAPFRVRRQSPTGVTAGTISENVCDQALALVQFDRLMSQRLVRPHFQPIVTLVGARMIGYEILGRGSVFGLESVGAMFQAAEQLNLEVELSRLLRWEGLRVGRELPDSPMLFVDTHPKEMEDGQSLIDSLCKVRSMASNSQIVLEIHESAVTNPKQMQRLHSTLKELDIQLAYDDFGAGQARLAELVEARPDYVKFDIGLIRGLSVADDNRMRMLRSLVSMVQDLNISALAEGIETIEEAEACQEIGFDLAQGFYYGRPAPA